Proteins found in one Halobaculum sp. MBLA0147 genomic segment:
- a CDS encoding bacterio-opsin activator domain-containing protein, whose protein sequence is MTAVVTGGTDRAVEVGFVLRDRSHPFVGVTAALDCELRLRRLVPRGPDRCAQYVELTGADPERAEAYFAEAISGEGEESGAQISLTRVTLLERREDGGLFEFVTDDRCPLAELCRLGGVPTSVVATDGYARIDAEVTPARDPEALIAAFRERYDAELTRKCRREDATVATGDRGLRERVVSCLTDRQRDVLFAAFEAGYFDSPRRISATELADRLDIAAPTLHEHLRTAERKLVAHLADARSGLDGHGPVSTPGS, encoded by the coding sequence ATGACCGCAGTCGTCACTGGGGGCACGGACAGAGCGGTCGAGGTGGGATTCGTGTTACGCGACCGGTCACACCCGTTCGTCGGGGTGACGGCGGCACTCGACTGTGAACTGCGACTCCGTCGACTGGTGCCGCGTGGCCCCGACAGGTGTGCACAGTACGTCGAACTCACCGGCGCCGATCCCGAACGAGCGGAGGCGTACTTCGCCGAGGCGATCTCGGGGGAGGGTGAGGAGTCGGGAGCCCAGATCAGTCTCACGCGCGTCACCCTGTTGGAGCGCCGCGAGGACGGAGGCCTGTTCGAGTTCGTCACCGACGACAGGTGTCCGCTGGCGGAGTTGTGTCGGCTCGGCGGTGTCCCGACGAGCGTCGTCGCGACGGACGGGTACGCCCGGATCGACGCCGAGGTGACTCCGGCGAGAGATCCCGAGGCACTGATCGCGGCGTTCCGAGAGCGGTACGACGCGGAGCTCACGCGCAAGTGCCGCCGCGAGGACGCGACGGTCGCGACCGGGGACCGTGGCCTCCGCGAGCGGGTGGTATCGTGTCTCACCGACCGCCAGCGCGACGTGTTGTTCGCCGCGTTCGAGGCGGGATACTTCGACAGCCCGCGTCGGATCAGTGCCACCGAACTCGCCGACAGACTCGACATCGCCGCGCCGACGCTCCACGAACACCTCCGGACGGCAGAACGGAAACTCGTCGCACACCTCGCCGACGCACGGTCCGGGCTGGACGGCCACGGCCCCGTCTCGACACCGGGCTCGTGA
- a CDS encoding succinylglutamate desuccinylase/aspartoacylase family protein: MDSDTEPSSFVFEGGEVPPGETEHVWFPVSETYLGEPVTTPVTVINGARAGPTVFLTAAVHGDELNGVEVVREVAREWDHDGICGTLVCLPVVNTLGFVTQQRYLPVQERDLNRAFPGKAGSTGAKRIAHRLYENFLSQCDFGLDFHTSTRGRTNMFHVRADMSDDAVARLARAFGSNMILDTDGSEGMLRRELSEAGVPTITVEMGQAHRFERRLIDHALDGVESVFAEYEIYPTEDVRWPGWRTVISGWEDKTWLRADVGGLVEVHADRGALVAEGDRICTITNPFKTEKTVVEAPFGGVVVGVLENPVVSPGNPLCHLANVDDNVRRAIELHRSQPSPAGGDVPAAEE, from the coding sequence ATGGACTCCGACACGGAGCCGTCGTCGTTCGTCTTCGAGGGCGGCGAGGTCCCGCCGGGCGAGACGGAACACGTCTGGTTCCCCGTCAGCGAGACGTACCTCGGGGAGCCGGTGACGACGCCGGTCACGGTGATCAACGGCGCTCGCGCCGGCCCGACGGTGTTCCTCACGGCGGCGGTCCACGGCGACGAGCTGAACGGCGTCGAGGTGGTCCGCGAGGTGGCCCGAGAGTGGGACCACGACGGAATCTGCGGCACGCTCGTCTGTCTGCCGGTCGTCAACACACTCGGGTTCGTCACCCAACAGCGGTACCTCCCGGTGCAGGAGCGCGACCTCAACCGAGCCTTCCCCGGGAAGGCTGGCTCGACGGGAGCGAAACGGATCGCACACCGCCTCTACGAGAACTTCCTCTCGCAGTGTGACTTCGGGCTCGACTTCCACACGTCGACGCGGGGCCGGACGAACATGTTCCACGTCCGTGCCGACATGTCCGACGACGCCGTGGCGCGACTCGCCCGTGCGTTCGGCTCGAACATGATCCTCGACACGGACGGCTCCGAGGGGATGCTCCGTCGAGAACTCTCCGAGGCCGGTGTCCCGACGATCACCGTCGAGATGGGACAGGCCCACCGGTTCGAACGCCGTCTGATCGACCACGCCTTGGACGGCGTCGAGAGCGTGTTCGCCGAGTACGAGATCTACCCGACCGAGGACGTCCGCTGGCCGGGGTGGCGGACGGTGATCTCCGGGTGGGAGGACAAGACGTGGCTCCGCGCGGACGTGGGTGGCCTCGTCGAGGTCCACGCCGACCGCGGCGCGCTGGTCGCCGAGGGAGACCGCATCTGTACCATCACGAACCCGTTCAAGACGGAGAAGACGGTCGTCGAAGCCCCGTTCGGCGGCGTCGTCGTCGGCGTGTTGGAGAACCCGGTCGTCTCGCCGGGCAACCCGCTGTGTCACCTCGCGAACGTCGACGACAACGTCCGCCGGGCCATCGAACTCCACCGCAGCCAGCCCAGTCCGGCCGGTGGTGACGTGCCGGCCGCAGAGGAGTGA
- a CDS encoding TrkA family potassium uptake protein, with protein MDDWERRTVQYVGFVVGVVVVFSLVYDAGMSAFEGRPIPFLRAVRVVVETFTTTGYGSDAPWSTDAMRLLVIGMDVTGVVLIFLALPVLVFPVLEEALSTTVPTAVDDDLSDHVVICTHNARAATLISELNSWDQPYVIVEPDRETATELYEDGHRVIHQEVVSVDGLERANLADARAVVADISDTVDTSIVLTAKEIDEDVPVVSVVEEPDSARYHELAGADVVLSPRPLLGESLARKVTTGVSTDLGEAVELGEDFDIVELPVSRGSDLVGSTLAESGIRERTGVNVIGAWFRGDFQSPPPPNARLDGSTVLLVTGRPDQLEELRQVTSSDVRRFTSGETVIVGYGEVGSRIGEALEAADIEHTVIDVEDKPGVDVVGDATDPEVLEAAGVHGARSVVLALPDDTLAEFVALIVRDHTPDTEIVARVEQPEAMGKMYRAGADYVLALASVTGRMTASAVLDDEDVLSPDTQVDVIRTEAPGLVGRTLGDADVRSRTGCTVVAVERNGDVLTDVGPTFRVEAGDRLVIAGTDEGTNRFQEILG; from the coding sequence ATGGACGACTGGGAACGACGGACGGTGCAGTACGTCGGGTTCGTCGTGGGGGTCGTCGTCGTGTTCTCGCTGGTGTACGACGCCGGGATGTCCGCCTTCGAGGGGCGACCGATCCCGTTCTTGCGGGCCGTCCGCGTCGTCGTCGAGACGTTCACGACGACCGGGTACGGGTCGGACGCCCCGTGGTCGACCGACGCGATGCGACTGTTGGTCATCGGGATGGACGTGACGGGTGTCGTGCTCATCTTCCTCGCACTCCCGGTGTTGGTGTTCCCGGTACTCGAGGAGGCACTCTCGACGACGGTCCCGACGGCGGTCGACGACGACCTCTCGGACCACGTCGTGATCTGTACGCACAACGCCCGCGCCGCGACGCTGATCTCGGAGCTGAACTCGTGGGACCAGCCGTACGTGATCGTCGAACCGGATCGCGAGACCGCGACGGAGTTGTACGAGGACGGCCACCGCGTCATCCACCAGGAGGTCGTCAGCGTCGACGGGCTGGAACGCGCCAACCTCGCCGACGCGCGGGCCGTCGTCGCAGACATCTCCGACACCGTCGACACGAGTATCGTGTTGACCGCCAAGGAGATCGACGAGGACGTGCCGGTCGTGAGCGTCGTCGAGGAGCCGGACAGCGCGCGGTACCACGAACTGGCCGGCGCGGACGTGGTGTTGTCGCCACGACCACTGCTCGGGGAGAGTCTCGCCCGGAAGGTGACCACCGGCGTCTCGACGGATCTGGGCGAGGCGGTAGAACTCGGCGAGGACTTCGACATCGTGGAACTCCCGGTCTCGCGTGGCAGCGACCTCGTCGGCTCGACGCTCGCCGAGAGTGGGATCCGCGAACGGACGGGGGTCAACGTGATCGGGGCGTGGTTCCGGGGCGACTTCCAGAGTCCGCCACCGCCGAACGCCCGACTCGACGGCTCGACCGTCCTGTTGGTCACCGGTCGACCGGACCAACTGGAGGAACTCAGACAGGTGACCTCCTCGGACGTGCGCCGGTTCACGTCCGGCGAGACGGTGATCGTCGGCTACGGCGAGGTCGGCAGCCGGATCGGCGAGGCGCTGGAGGCCGCGGACATCGAACACACCGTCATCGACGTGGAGGACAAACCCGGCGTGGACGTGGTCGGGGACGCGACGGACCCGGAGGTGCTGGAGGCGGCAGGTGTCCACGGCGCTCGCTCGGTCGTCCTGGCGCTCCCCGACGACACGCTCGCCGAGTTCGTCGCGTTGATCGTTCGCGACCACACCCCCGACACGGAGATCGTCGCCCGGGTCGAACAGCCCGAGGCGATGGGGAAGATGTACCGCGCCGGTGCCGACTACGTCCTCGCGTTGGCCTCCGTCACCGGTCGCATGACCGCCTCGGCGGTGTTGGACGACGAGGACGTACTCTCGCCGGACACACAGGTCGACGTGATCCGGACCGAGGCGCCCGGCCTCGTCGGCCGGACGCTGGGTGACGCCGACGTGCGCTCGCGGACCGGGTGTACCGTCGTCGCGGTCGAACGGAACGGCGACGTCCTCACCGACGTGGGTCCGACGTTCCGGGTCGAGGCCGGCGACAGACTGGTGATCGCCGGCACCGACGAGGGGACGAACCGCTTCCAAGAGATCCTCGGGTGA
- a CDS encoding MinD/ParA family protein, with protein sequence MLAITGGKGGTGTTTTALGLGVALAGPTLVVDGDWAVPDLHRLAGVTRHGDDPPPDSEALWRTATPASARHTRVNAGPDSPPDDEDTRSGGTRVLAPPADTDATDRKAWFRGCRRTDARVLVDCPSGVGPPTATLLRIADGTIPVTTACAPAVRDTRKTTRAAAALGTPTVATVVTRARTVPPPLARADAGPSVTVPAVAAPVLQTPSVRAAYDGLADRLAATDADHWV encoded by the coding sequence GTGCTCGCGATCACCGGCGGCAAGGGCGGCACCGGCACCACGACCACGGCGCTGGGACTCGGCGTCGCACTCGCGGGGCCGACACTCGTCGTCGACGGCGACTGGGCCGTGCCGGACCTCCACCGCCTGGCCGGCGTGACGCGCCACGGCGACGACCCACCGCCAGACTCCGAGGCACTCTGGCGCACTGCGACACCGGCTTCGGCCCGACACACGAGGGTGAACGCCGGTCCCGACTCACCACCCGACGACGAGGACACACGCTCCGGAGGGACGCGCGTCCTCGCGCCACCGGCAGACACGGACGCGACGGACCGAAAGGCGTGGTTCCGAGGCTGTCGCCGTACGGACGCCCGCGTGCTCGTCGACTGTCCGTCCGGCGTCGGTCCGCCGACGGCGACACTGCTCCGGATCGCGGACGGCACGATACCAGTGACGACCGCCTGCGCGCCCGCGGTGCGCGACACGCGGAAGACGACCCGCGCCGCCGCGGCACTCGGCACGCCCACAGTCGCCACTGTCGTCACCCGCGCTCGGACGGTCCCGCCGCCACTCGCCAGAGCCGACGCCGGCCCGTCTGTCACCGTCCCGGCGGTCGCCGCTCCCGTGCTCCAGACGCCGTCGGTGCGCGCGGCCTACGACGGGTTGGCTGACCGCCTCGCGGCGACCGACGCAGACCACTGGGTGTGA